From the genome of Desulforegulaceae bacterium:
TAAAGTTATTGCGTGTATTAAAAGTTTATTGTACTAAACCCCATTATAAATTGTAAGTTTACAAATTCGGTGGCGATGGAGTAAGGGTCACACCCGTAACCATCCCGAACACGGAAGTTAAGCCTTAAATCGCCGATGGTACTGCATGGTAGACTATGTGGGAGAGTAGGACGCTGCCGGATAAAATATACAAACCCCTGAAGAATTTATTCTTCAGGGGTTTTTTATTTTGTGGAATTGAATTTTGGGCTTGGACTTGTTGTGGGCTCGTTTCTCAGGCTTCAGCTTGGGAATCAGCACTCCAATCAGCAAACTCCAATCAGCAAACTCCAATCAGCAAACTCCAATCAGCAAACTCCAATCAGCAAACTCCAATCAGCAAACTCCAATCAGCAGACTCCAATCAGCAGACTCCAATCAGCAGACTCCAATCAGCAAACCCCAATCAGCGAAACATGGGGAACCAGCAGAAAAAATCAAAAAAAGTTGAATACTATCGTTTTTTTGGTTAATATAAACAGTTACTGAAAATCAAATTAAATATCTATAAGAATAAAGAAAAACCAATGGTGCTTTTCACTTCAATTGTATGTATGATTCTTGTTTATTATTATCTTGATTCAGGGCTTGCACTGGGATTTGCAATTGCTCTTGTAATTGAGATTTTTTTTCTGATGGGTTTGTATAATGTTTTAAAAAAGACTGAAGAAAAAGCAAAATTTTTTAATCAAAAAAAATTGGATGAACTGGGTAAAACCATTAAGGAAAAAGAAAAGTACATCAATAAAATAAAAGAAATTCACCCAGATATTGATTTGCAAATAAAATCAGGCGGAGAAAAAAAAGAAACTGAAGAAGAAATAGAAGCTGAAGAAGAAACCGAAAGAGAAACACAAGAGCCTCAAACTTAAATTTTGGGAACCAGCAGACTTCGATTAGCAGGCTTTTTTGTTTCAGACATGGGTTTTCAAGCCAGAGCTTGGGAACCAGCAAAAAAAAACAGCAAAAGAGCCTAAAGCTTAAAGCTCAAGAAGAAGAGAAACATCTTTGCCTTTGGCATTGGGATCTCCCAGGTTTGAAGCAATGGTTTTGATTAAAATTATTTCAAGGTTATTTTTTAAGGCATATTTTTGGATTTCGTCCTCTGATTTTGCAGTGATATAAACTATATTTATACCTGAGTTGTTTTTTGTAAATTGGATTTCAAATAAATATTTTAACTCAAACATTGTAACCTCTTAAATATTAACAATTTTTCCTGGAGCTAAAATTGAAAAACTCAAAATTGTTAGATTTTTCTTTACAGCATTATTTTTTATTCGGCCTTATATGTCTTATAGTTTTTTCAGTTTATACAATGTTAAAACCTTATATTAATTCAATAATTTTAGGAACCTTGCTTTCATTTCTTTTTATGCCTTTGCATACTAAATTTTTGAAGTTAACTAAAGGGAAAAAAAACTTGTCTGCATTTTTATCAAGTATTTCCCTTGCGTTTTTGGTTTTGATTCCTGCAGTAATTATTCTTACAAGTATAATTTTTCAGGGAATAAATTCTTTTGATGCAATTTATAAATGGTTTGCAGCAGGAAATTTTTCAAAATACATAGAAGATTTTGAAAGTAAACTCACATATATTAAAGAATATTTTCCAGTTGTTAATAGAATGCTTCCAGATACTGCCCTTGGTAATACAGATGTTGAAAAACAGATTCTTAATTTTTTCTCAAATCTTTTAAGATGGCTTATGGGACAGGGAAGACAGATCGCAGGAAGTGTTTTAAGTATAGGGATAAGCTTTTTTATGATGATGGTTGTGTTTTTTATAATGATAAGAGATCAGGAAAAAATACTTGCAGGCTTTTTTCATATAATTCCCCTTAAACAATCCCATGAGCAAAGAATTATTGAAAAAACAAGGCTGCTTTTTAAAACAGTGATTTTAGGTAATATCTTAACTTCTCTTGTCCAGGGAATTGCCGGAGGAATTGGATTTGCAATTGTTGGATTTCCTGCATTGTTTTGGGGTGCTGCAATAGCTCTTGCTTCTTTAATTCCAATTGTAGGTACAGGTCTTATCTGGGTTCCTGCCTGTATCTTGCTTTTTATCACAGGCAAAACAGGACTTGGGATCTTTATTGTTCTGTGGTTTGTTTTAATTGTTGGTTTGTCCGACAATGTATTAAGACCGGTTTTTATGAAAAGTGACGGAGGAATGGGGCCTGTAATGATATTTTTTTCAATTCTTGGAGGAATCCATGTTTGGGGGCTTTTAGGACTTGTTTATGGACCCATGGTTTTTGGGTTTGGGTTTATCCTTCTTTATATTTATGAAATAGAATTTTATGATTATCTCAAATATCAGGATGAAAATTAATGAAACAAATTAATGTTTTATATTTGTTTGTTTTAATTTTTCTTTTTTTACCGGGATGCTCAACAGCAGAACCTGGTCTTATTGAAATTTTAAATTCTGTAAACAAAGTTTATTTATGCGGTAAAGAAGTACCTTTAGATAAAAACAATTCCAGGGAAAGACTTGAAAAAGAATTGCTTCTTATTTCCAATAATAAGCCCCAGGTTATTTTGTGGCTGAAAAGGTCGGCAAGATATTTTCCCCAAATAGAAAAAATATTAAAAGAGCAAAATTTACCAGATGATTTAAAATATGTTTCTGTAATTGAAAGTGCCTTAATACCTCATATAAGATCTCCAAAAAATGCCCTTGGTTTTTGGCAGTTTATCAGTTCAACAGGAAGTTTATATGGCTTAAAAATTGATAGATCCATTGATGAAAGATGCGATTTAGAAAAATCAACCCTTGCTGCTTCAATGTATTTTAAAGATTTGTATGAAAAATTTGAAAACTGGGAACTTGCTTTTTCAGCATACAATATAGGAGAACTTAGGATAAAAGCCGAGCTTCAAGCCCAGTCAGCAGATAATTATTATGATCTTTGGCTTCCTGAAGAAACCATGAGATATGTTTTTAGAATAATTGCCGCCAAAATTGTTTTTGAAAATAGAGATAAATTTGGTTTTTCAATGGCAAAGTCAGACTATTATAAGCCTTTTAATACTAAAGAAGTAAAACTTGAACTGGAAAACACAATTCCAGGGTCAATTCCAGCCCATGCCCTTGGTTTGTCTTTATATGAGTTTAAATTATTGAATACAAAAATTGTTGGGGATTATTTAACCCAAGGTTCTGTAGATATTAAGATCCCTGAAAATATTAAAACTAAAAAGTTTTTAAAAAAATTTGAAAAACTCAAAAACAAATGGATTGAAGAGCACACAAGATTTTATTATTCAGTACAAAAAGGCGATTCATTAATAAAAATATCAGAAGAATTTCAAGTAAGAACAAAAGATATTTTAGAATGGAATGAGCTTAATTACAGGGATTTTATTTATCCCGGCCAAAAACTCATTATAAAAACTAATTTGAAAAACTTAAAAGATTAGTCTTTTGGATTTAAATTAAATTTTACATATACAGGAAAATGATCAGAAGGATATTTGCCGTTTTCATTGTATTTTATTATTTCTTTTGAAATTGGAGATAAATTTCCGCTGTATAAAATCCAGTCAATTCTTCCTGTATTTGGAACTCCTGTAAATCCATGGAAAGTTGCAGACTGAATTGTGGAAAAAGGATCTTTAAATTCAGGGGGATTTTTAAATATAAATTGATGATAGCATTTTCCCGTAGGATCTGCATTAAAGTCACCACATAAAATTTTAGGGATTTTACTGTTTAAGCAGGACAATTTATGGCGGATTAAATCAGCACTTTTCACTTGTACTTTGTCTTTAAAATCAAAATGGGCATTTGTAATTGAAACAATTGATTGGTTTTGCCTGAAAAGTGTGGTTACAGTTTGTCTTGGCCATTGGCTTTCAGTAAACTTGCTTTCTTTATAGGGAGTATCACTTAAAAAGAAATGTTCGCTTAAAATACATTCCCAGGTTTTTTTATAAAAAACAGGAAGCTGCTGCCAGCGTGGATTGTTTTTATTGTAGATTCCAGTTACTTTATAGTCTTTTAAATTTTTTTTTAAAAATTTGAGCTGGAAATCATTAACTTCCTGAATTCCTATAAAATCAGGATTTTTTTCTTTGATAATTTTAATCACACTTTCTTTTCTGTCTTCCCATAGATTATCTGAATCTTTGGCAAGGCCAAAGCGTATATTAAAAGTCATTATTGAAAAAGATTTGACATTCATGTTTAAAAAATATCTTTATAAAGGGTTAACAATTAACAACTTTTAAGATTAGAAATAATAACAAATAAAGTAAAGGTAAAATTATGGATTTATCTGATAAGGCAAATATTGAAAATAAAGAACTGGATTTAATAAAAGGAAATGATGATTTTTTTGATAATTTAAAAGTTTTTATGGAAGAACTTAAAACTCAATTTTCATGGATTGATTTTAAAGTAAAAAAGGGCAAAAATTCTAAAATTGAATTTAATGATTTATCTTTTTACGGAGTTCCAGAGGGCCATCTTTTAGATTATTTTATAAAATTTATAAATTTACCCCAAATAAAATCTCAATCAAAAGAATTTGACCAAAATCTTTTTGTATCATCAATGTGTCCAAATTGTCCCAAAGCTTTGGATTCTTTGATTAAATTTTTAGAAAAAAACACAATAAAAACAAATATTTATTTTTGTGATCACAGTCTTTATTATTCTCAAAAATATAATGTAATGTCTGTTCCCTGTCTTTTAATAAAAAAAGATAATAAAGAAATTCAAAGACTTGTAGGCGATTTAAGTATTGATGATTTAGAAGTTGTTTTTAAAGAAAAAAATAAAGAAGAGCTAAGTTCCAAATATTTTCAAAATATAATTGAACAGGGAAATGCAGAAGAAATTGCAGAAATGATTTTATCTGAAAAAAAGGTTTTTTCAGGGTTTGTATCTTTATTTTTTGCTTCTACTATGAGTCTTAGGGTTGGTGCTGTTGTAGCTGGTGAATATTTAATTGAAAAGTCGGCAGATTTATTTGAAGAACTTATAGAAAAACTTTATGAAAACTATTTGGATTCTTCTGTTGAAATTAAAGGTGATATTTTGTATTTGCTGTCTTTATCTGAAAACAAATCCAAATGGATAAAAGAGCTTGAAAATATTAAAAAAAATGAAACAAATATCCTTTTAATTGAAATGATTGATGATTCTTTAGAAACCCTGAACAATTGATTTTGTATACAAAAGTTTAAATTCCTGACTCTTAAACCAGAAAAACCCGGGCCAAGAGTCAGATTTTGTTATAAAAGATTTTTAAGAGCATTTTCTAAATTGTCATGGGAAAACTGAAATCCGCTGTTTAAAAGATTTTCAGGCTGAGCTTTCTGGCTCATAAGAAGATTTTGTCCAAATTCCCCTGCAAAAAGTTTTATAGCAAATTCAGGAATTGATAAAAACCCAGGCCTGCCAAGTACTTTACCAAGGGTTTTGGTAAATTCTTTTTGAGTAGAAAACCCTGGAGAAGTAAAATTAAAAGCTCCATTTGCATTTTTGTTTTCAAGAAGAAAAACACAGGCATTGGCCAAATCTTTAATATGAATCCAGGGGAAAAAGTTTTTTCCAGAACCAAGAACAGGATTTAGCATAAGTTTTGCAAATGGAAGCATCTGAAGCAAGGCTCCTCCATCTTTTCCAAGAACAATTCCAAATCTCATTATACAAACCCTGGTATTTTTTTCTTTTGCTTTTAAGGCTTCTTTTTCCCAGTCAATACAAACTTTAGACAAAAAGCCATTTCCAGGTAAACTTTCTTCATTAAGAAGTTCATTATTTCTATTTCCATAATAACCTGCTGCAGAAGTGTTTATTAAAACAGTTTCCCTGTTTTCATCAATGGCATTAACAATATTTTGAGTTGTAAGAATTCTGGAATTATAAATAAGATTTTTATATTTTTTAGTCCAAAACTTAAAAATGGTTGCTCCGGCAAGATTTATTACAGCATCTGAAGTTTTTATTTCTTCTTGCCAATCTCCTTTTGCACTTGTATCAGCAGAAACATATTTATAGTTTTTAATTTCAAACTCAGGTTTTGCAATATCTATTGAAACAATTTCATAATTTTTTTTAATTAATTCATTTATAATATTTTTTCCTACAAAGCCAAAACCTCCAACAATAGTGATTTTCATTTTATTTCCTCCCATGTCGTTTAAGTTCTTTTCCTCTGAATGCTGTGATTACAGCCGCAGACAGGGCAAGAACAGCGGTTGCTGTCATGGTGAACTGAAATGCTTCAATAAAAGCAGGATTCATTTCAGGGGAATAATTGCTCAGGTTTTTTCCACCTGAGGCAGATTTAAAATAAAAATTAAACAAAGAGCCTGCCATTGCAATTCCAAGAACCATTCCAAGGTTTCTTGCAGCTGCCATAATTGCCCCTCCTGTTCCTTTTATATTTTCTGGAATGGAAGTCATAAGAGCAGCACTGTTTGGAGATACAAAAATTGAAGTTCCAATTCCTATAAGACAAAGTCTTAACACAACATCTTTAATAGATGAATCAATATCTAGAAAAACACAAAGCAATACTCCAAAAAATATAATTATCATCCCAAGGGTACAAAGAATTCTTGATCCAAGATAATCAGAAAGATTTCCAGATATTGGTGAAACAACAAAAAGAAAAGCAAAAGGTGTCATCATTATATATCCAGAGGTAGTTGAATCCAGACCTTTTGCTTTTATAAGATAAAAAGGCATGAGAAAAATAATTATAAATAAAATCATAAAAAGAATAGTACTGGATAAAGAAGTGATTGAAAGCATTCTGTTTTTAAATATTTTTAAGTTAAGTATTGGATTTTTAACATTTTTTTCATTAAATAAAAACAAAGTGAAAAATATTAAAAACACCAAAGAAAAACCTATTAATTTAAATGATTTATATCCCCATTCATAACCATGGGTAAGCACAAGAAGAAAACTTCCAATGGAAATTGCCGCAAAAAAAGAACCTTTAAAGTCAAAATCCTTGTCCTGGGTGCTTAGTTTAAAGTTTTTAAGTATAAAATACGAGCCAATGGCACCCAAAATTCCAATGGGAACATTTATAAAAAATATCATTCTCCATGAATAAAGATCTACAAACAATCCCCCAATTGCAGGACCTGAGGTAAGTCCTAAGGCAACCACCATTGCATTTATTCCAAAAACTTTTCCCCTTTCTGATTCTGGAAAGGAAAAAACAAGAAGTGCAGGAGTACAGGCCATTATCATTGCTGAAGAAAACCCCTGAAACATTCTTGAAAAAATAAGAAAATAAATATTAGTAGAAAGTCCGCACATCAACGACGACAAGGAAAAAAGCAAAAGTCCTATTATATATATTTTTTTATGACCATAAATATCTGAAAGTTTTCCACACGCCAAAAGAAAAGAAGTAATGGTCAAAAGATAAATCATCACCACCCATTCAACTATGGCAAGTCTTTCATCAAAATCATCTAAAATTGCAGGAAGAGCTATATTTACAATTGAACCATCAAGAGTAGACATAAAAACCCCAAACGCAACAAGCACAAAGGTCAGCCATTTATTACCAGAAAACTGAGATTCCATTTTATCTCCCTAAATTTTATCAGTGTAAATGGATAGATAAATTCGTGTTTAAAGTCAAACAATATAACTATTCTAAGACCCCGGGCTCGTTTTCAAGTCCCAGAGAATCTAAGTATAGTCTCGAGCTATTACCAAGCCCCAGCCCAGAAACATAAAACCAAAAAAAACATCAAATTACATTTGACAAAAATAAAATAATCCTATACGTGTTCAAGCCGTGAACATAAAATAAATAAAAAGAAATACTCAACCCAGTTCCCAGGCCACAATCCCGGGAACCTAATTACAACAAGTCAGACTGCCCAGGTAGTCTGGTTTCCAGGCTCTAGCCCGGGAATATCAAAAAAATTGAATGTAATTCAAAGGGCGGAGCTATCTAAACCCATACCAATTTTCAAACTCCAATTAGACTAGCAGGGAGAAGCTGACAGGCACATTCGGCTCATTCCCCAAGCTCTAGCTTGGGAATGTAAAAACACAACAAATCAGCCAAAGGCAGACCAGGTCCCAGCCAACACGGCAACATAAAAAAACCATGTCAAAACTAAACCAAAAATCAAATATAGATAACCAAATAAGACTTAAACTTTTAAATCTTTTAAAATCAAACCCAGAGATGTCCCAGCGGGAAATGATGAAAGAAATGAAAGTAAGCCTTGGCAAAATCAATTATTGCATTTCCAATTTAACAGAAAAGGGAATGATCAAAGTTGAAAGATTTAAAAGCTCAAAAAGAAAATCAGCCTATGCATACAAGCTTACTCCCCACGGAATTGAAGAATTGGGAAGACTTACCCTAAGCTTTTTAAAATTAAAAATTAAAGAACACGATGAGATAAAAAACGAAATAAAAAAACTGGCCGAGCAACTAGGGCAGTTTGACTATAATAGCGAAGATAAATAAGAAGTCTCATACCTTCAAAATCAGGCAAAATTGTCTTTGGAAAACAAATAAATCCAATTTAAAACCAGTAAAAATACACGGATGCCCGTAGGGGCGGATTCCATATCCGCCCTATAATTATCAGGATCCCCGTATGGACAGATTCAATCTCCGTCCAACAATTACATGGATAACAAAAAATAAAAAAAATGGGTCGCACCTAAATTTAAGCACTAGTTTCGCTTTGACCCTGATACACAAATGTTTTTCTAAAAAAAGGACTGTTTAGATGACATTAAAGAATAAAGATATCCGCTGGGAACAGCGTTTTGGAAATTATAAAAAAGCCTTGAGCCAGTTAAAAAAATTTATTGATAAGGGAGAGTTGTCAGAGCTTGAAAATCAAGGACTTGTTAAAGCCTTTGAATATACTTTTGAGCTTGCCTGGAATACATTGAAGGACTTTCTCGAATACCAGGGGCAGACTGATCTTTTTGGTTCAAGAGACACTATTAGAAAAGCCTTTAATCTAAATCTCATTGAAAATGGTGATGGCTGGATGGATATGCTGAAAAGCCGAAATCAAACATCGCATACTTATAATGAAGAGACAGCAGAAGAAATCTGTAAAGCTGTTACAGTCGTTTATTACCCACTTTTTCATCAATTGAAAAGCCGACTGGAAAATTTGCAGTCCGGCATGACTTAAGCACTGATTTTATTATGTGCTATGGACTAAAACAAACAACAATAGAATCTATTAAAAATGTATTCAGCAGATATTTGCAGGTTGAGCAGGTTATTATCTATGGTTCCAGAGCAAAGGGAAATTATAAAAATGGTTCGGATATTGATTTAACTTTAAAAGGTGATGGCCTAAGCCTGATACTCATGAATAAAATTGCCATTGAACTTGATGATCTTTTGTTACCATATACCTTTGATCTTTCAGTCTATAATCATATTGAAAATTATGATTTAACAGATCACATCCAGCGGGTTGGAAAGATTTTTTATAAGCGAAAAGAAAAAATTGGGCAGCACCGCAAGAACATCCTAAAATAATAACAAAATAACTCATGCTCGTTCCCAAGCCAGAGCTACCAGTAAAAATATTGATAATATCTTTTGAATTATGTAGGCTTGTTTAGTTAT
Proteins encoded in this window:
- a CDS encoding transglycosylase SLT domain-containing protein, producing MKQINVLYLFVLIFLFLPGCSTAEPGLIEILNSVNKVYLCGKEVPLDKNNSRERLEKELLLISNNKPQVILWLKRSARYFPQIEKILKEQNLPDDLKYVSVIESALIPHIRSPKNALGFWQFISSTGSLYGLKIDRSIDERCDLEKSTLAASMYFKDLYEKFENWELAFSAYNIGELRIKAELQAQSADNYYDLWLPEETMRYVFRIIAAKIVFENRDKFGFSMAKSDYYKPFNTKEVKLELENTIPGSIPAHALGLSLYEFKLLNTKIVGDYLTQGSVDIKIPENIKTKKFLKKFEKLKNKWIEEHTRFYYSVQKGDSLIKISEEFQVRTKDILEWNELNYRDFIYPGQKLIIKTNLKNLKD
- a CDS encoding AI-2E family transporter — translated: MLDFSLQHYFLFGLICLIVFSVYTMLKPYINSIILGTLLSFLFMPLHTKFLKLTKGKKNLSAFLSSISLAFLVLIPAVIILTSIIFQGINSFDAIYKWFAAGNFSKYIEDFESKLTYIKEYFPVVNRMLPDTALGNTDVEKQILNFFSNLLRWLMGQGRQIAGSVLSIGISFFMMMVVFFIMIRDQEKILAGFFHIIPLKQSHEQRIIEKTRLLFKTVILGNILTSLVQGIAGGIGFAIVGFPALFWGAAIALASLIPIVGTGLIWVPACILLFITGKTGLGIFIVLWFVLIVGLSDNVLRPVFMKSDGGMGPVMIFFSILGGIHVWGLLGLVYGPMVFGFGFILLYIYEIEFYDYLKYQDEN
- a CDS encoding endonuclease/exonuclease/phosphatase family protein, coding for MNVKSFSIMTFNIRFGLAKDSDNLWEDRKESVIKIIKEKNPDFIGIQEVNDFQLKFLKKNLKDYKVTGIYNKNNPRWQQLPVFYKKTWECILSEHFFLSDTPYKESKFTESQWPRQTVTTLFRQNQSIVSITNAHFDFKDKVQVKSADLIRHKLSCLNSKIPKILCGDFNADPTGKCYHQFIFKNPPEFKDPFSTIQSATFHGFTGVPNTGRIDWILYSGNLSPISKEIIKYNENGKYPSDHFPVYVKFNLNPKD
- a CDS encoding MFS transporter; protein product: MESQFSGNKWLTFVLVAFGVFMSTLDGSIVNIALPAILDDFDERLAIVEWVVMIYLLTITSFLLACGKLSDIYGHKKIYIIGLLLFSLSSLMCGLSTNIYFLIFSRMFQGFSSAMIMACTPALLVFSFPESERGKVFGINAMVVALGLTSGPAIGGLFVDLYSWRMIFFINVPIGILGAIGSYFILKNFKLSTQDKDFDFKGSFFAAISIGSFLLVLTHGYEWGYKSFKLIGFSLVFLIFFTLFLFNEKNVKNPILNLKIFKNRMLSITSLSSTILFMILFIIIFLMPFYLIKAKGLDSTTSGYIMMTPFAFLFVVSPISGNLSDYLGSRILCTLGMIIIFFGVLLCVFLDIDSSIKDVVLRLCLIGIGTSIFVSPNSAALMTSIPENIKGTGGAIMAAARNLGMVLGIAMAGSLFNFYFKSASGGKNLSNYSPEMNPAFIEAFQFTMTATAVLALSAAVITAFRGKELKRHGRK
- a CDS encoding nucleotidyltransferase domain-containing protein, whose protein sequence is MCYGLKQTTIESIKNVFSRYLQVEQVIIYGSRAKGNYKNGSDIDLTLKGDGLSLILMNKIAIELDDLLLPYTFDLSVYNHIENYDLTDHIQRVGKIFYKRKEKIGQHRKNILK
- a CDS encoding nucleotidyltransferase substrate binding protein, with protein sequence MTLKNKDIRWEQRFGNYKKALSQLKKFIDKGELSELENQGLVKAFEYTFELAWNTLKDFLEYQGQTDLFGSRDTIRKAFNLNLIENGDGWMDMLKSRNQTSHTYNEETAEEICKAVTVVYYPLFHQLKSRLENLQSGMT
- a CDS encoding thioredoxin family protein; translated protein: MDLSDKANIENKELDLIKGNDDFFDNLKVFMEELKTQFSWIDFKVKKGKNSKIEFNDLSFYGVPEGHLLDYFIKFINLPQIKSQSKEFDQNLFVSSMCPNCPKALDSLIKFLEKNTIKTNIYFCDHSLYYSQKYNVMSVPCLLIKKDNKEIQRLVGDLSIDDLEVVFKEKNKEELSSKYFQNIIEQGNAEEIAEMILSEKKVFSGFVSLFFASTMSLRVGAVVAGEYLIEKSADLFEELIEKLYENYLDSSVEIKGDILYLLSLSENKSKWIKELENIKKNETNILLIEMIDDSLETLNN
- a CDS encoding TIGR01777 family oxidoreductase — its product is MKITIVGGFGFVGKNIINELIKKNYEIVSIDIAKPEFEIKNYKYVSADTSAKGDWQEEIKTSDAVINLAGATIFKFWTKKYKNLIYNSRILTTQNIVNAIDENRETVLINTSAAGYYGNRNNELLNEESLPGNGFLSKVCIDWEKEALKAKEKNTRVCIMRFGIVLGKDGGALLQMLPFAKLMLNPVLGSGKNFFPWIHIKDLANACVFLLENKNANGAFNFTSPGFSTQKEFTKTLGKVLGRPGFLSIPEFAIKLFAGEFGQNLLMSQKAQPENLLNSGFQFSHDNLENALKNLL
- a CDS encoding MarR family EPS-associated transcriptional regulator — translated: MSKLNQKSNIDNQIRLKLLNLLKSNPEMSQREMMKEMKVSLGKINYCISNLTEKGMIKVERFKSSKRKSAYAYKLTPHGIEELGRLTLSFLKLKIKEHDEIKNEIKKLAEQLGQFDYNSEDK